From the Bubalus kerabau isolate K-KA32 ecotype Philippines breed swamp buffalo chromosome 2, PCC_UOA_SB_1v2, whole genome shotgun sequence genome, one window contains:
- the MX1 gene encoding interferon-induced GTP-binding protein Mx1 isoform X2 encodes MLGAMGGRRRRGRQRMRCLDGITDSMDESKSNLYSQYEEKVRPCIDLIDSLRALGVEQDLALPAIAVIGDQSSGKSSVLEALSGVALPRGSGIVTRCPLVLRLKKLGNEDQWKGKVSFLDKEIEISDASQVEKEISEAQIAIAGEGTGISHELISLEVSSPHVPDLTLIDLPGITRVAVGNQPPDIEYQIKSLIRKYILRQETINLVVVPANVDIATTEALRMAQEVDPQGDRTIGILTKPDLVDKGTEDKVVDVVRNLVFHLKKGYMIVKCRGQQDIKHRMSLDKALQRERIFFEDHAHFRDLLEEGKATIPCLAERLTSELIMHICKTLPLLENQIKETHQRITEELQKYGKDIPEEESEKMFSLIEKIDTFNKEIISTIEGEEFVEQYDSRLFTKVRTEFCKWSAVVEKNFEEGYEAIRKEIKQFEKRYRGRELPGFVNYKTFETIIKKQVRVLEEPAVDMLRTVTDIIRNTFTNVSGRHFNEFFNLHRTAKCKIEDIRSEQENEAEKSIRLHFQMEQLVYCQDQVYRRALQQVREKEAEEEKNKKSNHYFQSQVSEPSTDEIFQHLTAYHQEVSTRISGHIPLIIQFFVLRTYGEQLKKSMLQLLQDKDQYDWLLKERTDTRDKRKFLKERLERLSRARQRLAKFPG; translated from the exons atgctgggagcgatggggggcaggaggagaagaggacgacagaggatgagatgtctggatggcatcactgactcgatggac GAGTCCAAGAGCAACCTGTACAGCCAATATGAGGAAAAGGTACGGCCCTGCATTGACCTCATCGACTCCCTGCGGGCCCTGGGCGTGGAGCAGGACCTGGCCCTGCCCGCCATTGCCGTTATCGGGGACCAGAGCTCGGGCAAGAGCTCCGTGCTGGAGGCCCTGTCTGGGGTCGCCCTCCCCAGGGGCAGTG GTATTGTTACAAGATGTCCTCTTGTGCTGAGGCTGAAAAAACTTGGGAATGAAGACCAGTGGAAAGGCAAAGTCAGCTTCCTGGACAAAGAGATTGAGATTTCAGATGCTTCACAGGTGGAAAAGGAAATCAGTGAAG CCCAGATTGCCATCGCTGGGGAAGGCACGGGGATCAGTCATGAGCTGATTAGTCTGGAGGTCAGCTCCCCTCACGTCCCAGATCTGACCCTGATAGACCTTCCTGGCATCACCAGGGTTGCTGTGGGCAACCAGCCACCCGACATTGAATATCAG ATCAAGTCTCTCATCAGAAAGTATATCCTTAGGCAGGAGACCATCAACTTGGTGGTGGTCCCTGCTAACGTGGACATCGCTACCACAGAGGCGCTGCGCATGGCTCAGGAGGTGGACCCCCAAGGAGATAGGACCATAg GAATCTTGACAAAGCCCGATCTGGTGGACAAAGGCACGGAAGACAAGGTCGTGGACGTGGTAAGAAACCTGGTTTTCCACCTGAAGAAGGGCTACATGATCGTCAAGTGCCGCGGCCAGCAGGACATCAAGCATCGGATGAGCCTGGACAAGGCCCTGCAGAGAGAGCGGATATTCTTCGAGGATCACGCACATTTCAG GGACCTTCTGGAGGAAGGGAAGGCCACTATCCCCTGCCTGGCAGAAAGACTGACTAGTGAACTCATCATGCACATTTGT aAAACTCTGCCCCTGTTGGAAAATCAAATAAAGGAGACTCACCAGAGAATAACAGAGGAGTTACAGAAGTATGGCAAGgacatcccagaagaagaaagtgagaaaatgttctctctGATCGAG aaaattgaTACATTTAATAAAGAGATCATCTCAACAATAGAAGGGGAGGAATTCGTGGAGCAGTATGACTCCCGACTGTTTACCAAAGTACGAACTGAGTTCTGCAAATGGAGTGCTGTGGTTGAGAAAAATTTCGAAGAAG GTTATGAAGCCATACGTAAAGAAATCAAGCAATTTGAAAAACGGTATCGTGGCAGAGAGTTGCCAGGGTTTGTGAATTACAAGACGTTTGAGACCATCATAAAAAAGCAGGTCAGAGTTCTGGAAGAGCCTGCTGTGGACATGCTGCGCACAGTGACAG ATATAATCCGGAATACCTTCACAAATGTTTCAGGAAGACACTTTAATGAATTTTTCAACCTCCACCGAACTGCCAAG TGCAAAATTGAAGACATTCGATCAGAACAAGAAAATGAAGCTGAGAAGTCCATCCGACTACATTTCCAAATGGAGCAGTTGGTCTACTGCCAGGACCAGGTGTACCGGCGTGCATTGCAACAGGTCAGAGAGAAGGaggcagaagaagaaaagaacaaaaaatcaaACCATTACTTCCAATCCCAGGTCTCAGAGCCCTCCACAGATGAGATCTTTCAACACCTGACCGCGTACCACCAG GAGGTCAGCACCCGCATCTCCGGCCACATCCCCTTGATTATCCAGTTCTTCGTGCTCCGGACGTATGGCGAGCAGCTCAAGAAGAGCATGCTGCAGCTGCTCCAGGACAAGGACCAGTACGACTGGCTACTGAAGGAGCGCACCGACACCAGAGACAAGAGGAAGTTCCTGAAGGAGCGGCTGGAGCGGCTGTCCCGCGCTCGGCAGCGGCTCGCCAAGTTCCCGGGCTGA
- the MX1 gene encoding interferon-induced GTP-binding protein Mx1 isoform X1 has product MVHSDLDIKEPNSPESSLNGSDDVVREHETESKSNLYSQYEEKVRPCIDLIDSLRALGVEQDLALPAIAVIGDQSSGKSSVLEALSGVALPRGSGIVTRCPLVLRLKKLGNEDQWKGKVSFLDKEIEISDASQVEKEISEAQIAIAGEGTGISHELISLEVSSPHVPDLTLIDLPGITRVAVGNQPPDIEYQIKSLIRKYILRQETINLVVVPANVDIATTEALRMAQEVDPQGDRTIGILTKPDLVDKGTEDKVVDVVRNLVFHLKKGYMIVKCRGQQDIKHRMSLDKALQRERIFFEDHAHFRDLLEEGKATIPCLAERLTSELIMHICKTLPLLENQIKETHQRITEELQKYGKDIPEEESEKMFSLIEKIDTFNKEIISTIEGEEFVEQYDSRLFTKVRTEFCKWSAVVEKNFEEGYEAIRKEIKQFEKRYRGRELPGFVNYKTFETIIKKQVRVLEEPAVDMLRTVTDIIRNTFTNVSGRHFNEFFNLHRTAKCKIEDIRSEQENEAEKSIRLHFQMEQLVYCQDQVYRRALQQVREKEAEEEKNKKSNHYFQSQVSEPSTDEIFQHLTAYHQEVSTRISGHIPLIIQFFVLRTYGEQLKKSMLQLLQDKDQYDWLLKERTDTRDKRKFLKERLERLSRARQRLAKFPG; this is encoded by the exons ATGGTTCATTCTGACTTGGATATCAAAGAACCTAATTCACCTGAATCCAGTCTAAATGGAAGTGATGATGTGGTGAGGGAACATGAAACT GAGTCCAAGAGCAACCTGTACAGCCAATATGAGGAAAAGGTACGGCCCTGCATTGACCTCATCGACTCCCTGCGGGCCCTGGGCGTGGAGCAGGACCTGGCCCTGCCCGCCATTGCCGTTATCGGGGACCAGAGCTCGGGCAAGAGCTCCGTGCTGGAGGCCCTGTCTGGGGTCGCCCTCCCCAGGGGCAGTG GTATTGTTACAAGATGTCCTCTTGTGCTGAGGCTGAAAAAACTTGGGAATGAAGACCAGTGGAAAGGCAAAGTCAGCTTCCTGGACAAAGAGATTGAGATTTCAGATGCTTCACAGGTGGAAAAGGAAATCAGTGAAG CCCAGATTGCCATCGCTGGGGAAGGCACGGGGATCAGTCATGAGCTGATTAGTCTGGAGGTCAGCTCCCCTCACGTCCCAGATCTGACCCTGATAGACCTTCCTGGCATCACCAGGGTTGCTGTGGGCAACCAGCCACCCGACATTGAATATCAG ATCAAGTCTCTCATCAGAAAGTATATCCTTAGGCAGGAGACCATCAACTTGGTGGTGGTCCCTGCTAACGTGGACATCGCTACCACAGAGGCGCTGCGCATGGCTCAGGAGGTGGACCCCCAAGGAGATAGGACCATAg GAATCTTGACAAAGCCCGATCTGGTGGACAAAGGCACGGAAGACAAGGTCGTGGACGTGGTAAGAAACCTGGTTTTCCACCTGAAGAAGGGCTACATGATCGTCAAGTGCCGCGGCCAGCAGGACATCAAGCATCGGATGAGCCTGGACAAGGCCCTGCAGAGAGAGCGGATATTCTTCGAGGATCACGCACATTTCAG GGACCTTCTGGAGGAAGGGAAGGCCACTATCCCCTGCCTGGCAGAAAGACTGACTAGTGAACTCATCATGCACATTTGT aAAACTCTGCCCCTGTTGGAAAATCAAATAAAGGAGACTCACCAGAGAATAACAGAGGAGTTACAGAAGTATGGCAAGgacatcccagaagaagaaagtgagaaaatgttctctctGATCGAG aaaattgaTACATTTAATAAAGAGATCATCTCAACAATAGAAGGGGAGGAATTCGTGGAGCAGTATGACTCCCGACTGTTTACCAAAGTACGAACTGAGTTCTGCAAATGGAGTGCTGTGGTTGAGAAAAATTTCGAAGAAG GTTATGAAGCCATACGTAAAGAAATCAAGCAATTTGAAAAACGGTATCGTGGCAGAGAGTTGCCAGGGTTTGTGAATTACAAGACGTTTGAGACCATCATAAAAAAGCAGGTCAGAGTTCTGGAAGAGCCTGCTGTGGACATGCTGCGCACAGTGACAG ATATAATCCGGAATACCTTCACAAATGTTTCAGGAAGACACTTTAATGAATTTTTCAACCTCCACCGAACTGCCAAG TGCAAAATTGAAGACATTCGATCAGAACAAGAAAATGAAGCTGAGAAGTCCATCCGACTACATTTCCAAATGGAGCAGTTGGTCTACTGCCAGGACCAGGTGTACCGGCGTGCATTGCAACAGGTCAGAGAGAAGGaggcagaagaagaaaagaacaaaaaatcaaACCATTACTTCCAATCCCAGGTCTCAGAGCCCTCCACAGATGAGATCTTTCAACACCTGACCGCGTACCACCAG GAGGTCAGCACCCGCATCTCCGGCCACATCCCCTTGATTATCCAGTTCTTCGTGCTCCGGACGTATGGCGAGCAGCTCAAGAAGAGCATGCTGCAGCTGCTCCAGGACAAGGACCAGTACGACTGGCTACTGAAGGAGCGCACCGACACCAGAGACAAGAGGAAGTTCCTGAAGGAGCGGCTGGAGCGGCTGTCCCGCGCTCGGCAGCGGCTCGCCAAGTTCCCGGGCTGA